The following proteins are co-located in the Elusimicrobiota bacterium genome:
- a CDS encoding PorV/PorQ family protein encodes MKKINYQILNTVQCPRSNVLGQRLIFIFFVLVLTLDLGLRTSDSLYAASSGGQVGQFLSWGAGARALAMGKAFLAISDDATATYWNPAGLTQIERKEFTGLYAKLWYDTTYSFISYVHPTTKSGVFGVSLVSLTSSKFEKVSIERNAQNDVVDFKVLGTFDDTQTAITGSFAKDLSKKLAFGANAKYVSHVIDVYTVAFITSDVAIMMKDVYPKLKLAINIQNMISLKLGDTDDDFPIVLKLGAAYRALKDKLIVALDVEKGMKSNINYHIGTEYWAMDYIAARFGFDVGDTGIRETTAGMGGRYKDYSLDLAMAFHELGASTRVSASWKFGKSSRTGKFEEMAKYFKEGMEAYKVGEYLVSMDRLSKAYSIDPTNEDLSRAIPRIQVVSTWINAEKGTSVEAEATRTGIAYYIENDINNAIMAMRHAYSLQPQNENLRRLLNEVEKEAGQTLTPISGIKSTSAPALSLIEQKQEKAREYFSKKQYDAAINECQEILIIDSKNLLALKRMGSCYYQMGLKDKAIATWKKVLEIDPTDKDVLDILRMFGGEGEQK; translated from the coding sequence TGGGTCAACGGCTTATATTTATATTTTTTGTTTTAGTATTGACCTTGGACCTCGGACTTCGGACCTCGGACAGTCTCTACGCTGCCTCTTCCGGCGGTCAGGTAGGTCAGTTCCTTTCCTGGGGTGCCGGTGCAAGGGCGCTTGCTATGGGTAAAGCGTTTTTAGCGATTTCAGATGATGCAACTGCTACATATTGGAACCCTGCAGGGTTAACTCAAATTGAGCGTAAGGAATTTACCGGACTTTACGCTAAGTTGTGGTATGACACGACTTATAGTTTTATTTCGTATGTTCATCCGACAACAAAATCAGGAGTCTTCGGTGTTTCACTCGTATCCCTTACATCTTCTAAGTTTGAAAAAGTTTCAATTGAAAGAAATGCTCAAAATGATGTTGTTGATTTTAAAGTTTTAGGAACATTTGATGACACGCAGACGGCAATAACCGGTTCATTTGCCAAAGACCTCTCCAAAAAACTTGCGTTTGGTGCTAATGCAAAGTATGTTTCTCATGTAATTGATGTTTACACGGTTGCGTTTATAACATCTGACGTAGCTATTATGATGAAAGATGTTTATCCGAAACTAAAACTTGCAATAAATATACAGAATATGATATCGCTAAAGTTAGGTGATACTGATGATGATTTCCCGATTGTTTTGAAATTAGGTGCTGCTTACAGGGCGTTAAAAGATAAATTAATAGTTGCGCTTGATGTTGAAAAGGGTATGAAATCTAACATAAATTATCATATTGGAACCGAATATTGGGCAATGGATTATATCGCTGCAAGATTCGGATTTGATGTCGGTGATACCGGAATAAGAGAAACAACAGCAGGTATGGGCGGAAGATATAAAGATTATTCTCTTGATTTAGCAATGGCGTTTCATGAATTAGGGGCTTCTACAAGAGTCTCTGCAAGCTGGAAATTTGGTAAATCTTCCAGGACCGGCAAATTTGAAGAAATGGCAAAATATTTCAAAGAAGGAATGGAAGCATATAAAGTCGGAGAATATCTTGTTTCTATGGATCGTCTTTCAAAAGCGTATAGTATTGACCCGACAAATGAAGACCTTTCAAGAGCGATTCCGAGAATCCAGGTTGTTTCAACTTGGATAAATGCTGAAAAAGGAACTTCCGTAGAAGCAGAAGCAACCAGGACAGGTATTGCTTATTATATTGAAAATGATATAAATAACGCGATTATGGCAATGAGACATGCATATTCTTTACAGCCACAGAATGAAAATTTAAGACGTTTATTAAACGAAGTTGAAAAAGAAGCAGGGCAGACACTTACGCCGATTTCAGGTATTAAATCCACATCAGCTCCGGCACTCAGTTTAATTGAACAAAAACAGGAAAAAGCAAGAGAATATTTCTCAAAGAAACAATATGATGCTGCTATCAATGAATGTCAGGAAATCCTTATTATTGACTCAAAGAATTTATTAGCATTAAAGAGAATGGGTTCCTGTTATTACCAGATGGGTCTTAAAGATAAAGCGATTGCAACCTGGAAAAAAGTACTTGAAATTGATCCTACTGATAAAGATGTTCTGGATATTTTAAGAATGTTCGGAGGAGAAGGAGAACAAAAATGA
- a CDS encoding FliG C-terminal domain-containing protein, which produces MRKVVKLLSNQAVEWVLFVVLLLYHFTAIIYAETEYSSLLQEKMKIEKEYEKRIIDIVEKIVGSGKSVVFVSAELQIVKATSQKNQREGNASQTNPFSGLKSKPQVLPGFDEDSAAPVQQASPGSEKSAGLSQSIEQTVIPTILKLLKVTILIDKGVQEAKKTIIKEAIKQSISSDIGADKLVLEIKEAPFSSEAFWAPFIKPTVLVPLILGVIFLIVLMGPLQSVLLSFASAIREGKSGGDFTVFSKTESKGETSGTAGGGAGGGVAGGAGGVADAGGVGGESITELMEKEDKKVKKKEKPFAFITKDNLKNLIYLIQEEPPEVIALIVTYLEPELSADVVASLSSDLQLQTAICIANVKLSSEEDVYKIHEKIKGKIDFLVGGIDVFIKIIEQVDNKVRKEMSDTLEKQSPRLARKVRESIFMFEDLAKLPDQTVQFILREIKTDQIAIALKGTGVEAVMQKVLANMSEGGRVLLKEEMDFGKPYSQQQIGEVQREIEKTVKKMEKDKKIVLRQDDESEKQGVEVEGRLQKLNIGEEYRTVQPQQSQQSQQSQQSQKTTESPQRAIEYYNAGITSYSSGKIDDAIHYFQRSVEYNQNFWQAWQYLGSCLYSKGRIDDAIKAYEKSLSANPSNTQLRDWLQGEKQKRAAAK; this is translated from the coding sequence ATGAGAAAAGTAGTTAAGCTATTAAGTAATCAGGCGGTAGAGTGGGTTTTATTTGTTGTTTTACTACTATACCATTTTACCGCTATAATTTATGCTGAAACCGAATATTCCTCACTTCTGCAGGAAAAAATGAAGATTGAAAAAGAATATGAGAAAAGGATTATAGATATTGTAGAAAAAATTGTCGGTTCCGGAAAATCAGTTGTTTTTGTTTCAGCAGAATTACAGATTGTTAAAGCAACATCTCAGAAAAATCAGAGAGAGGGAAATGCCAGTCAAACGAATCCTTTTTCCGGGTTAAAATCCAAGCCGCAGGTTCTTCCGGGATTTGATGAAGACAGCGCAGCACCTGTTCAGCAAGCTTCTCCCGGTTCAGAAAAATCAGCAGGGTTAAGTCAGAGTATTGAACAAACTGTTATTCCGACCATACTTAAGTTATTAAAAGTTACAATTCTTATTGACAAAGGTGTTCAGGAAGCCAAAAAGACTATTATTAAGGAAGCAATTAAGCAATCGATTAGTTCTGACATAGGTGCGGATAAGCTTGTACTTGAAATAAAAGAAGCACCATTTTCGTCAGAAGCTTTTTGGGCACCTTTTATTAAACCAACTGTTTTAGTCCCGCTTATTTTAGGAGTAATATTTCTTATTGTTTTAATGGGACCGCTTCAGAGTGTACTTTTATCGTTTGCCTCAGCAATTAGAGAAGGTAAAAGTGGCGGTGATTTCACCGTTTTTTCAAAGACTGAATCAAAAGGTGAAACAAGTGGAACTGCGGGTGGCGGTGCAGGCGGTGGTGTTGCAGGCGGCGCGGGTGGAGTTGCAGATGCAGGTGGTGTTGGCGGTGAATCAATAACAGAATTAATGGAAAAGGAGGATAAGAAAGTGAAAAAGAAAGAAAAACCATTTGCATTTATTACGAAAGATAACCTAAAAAATCTTATTTATCTTATACAGGAAGAGCCTCCGGAAGTGATTGCGTTGATTGTTACCTATCTTGAACCTGAACTGTCTGCGGATGTAGTTGCATCGCTTTCTTCTGATTTACAGCTTCAGACGGCAATATGTATTGCAAATGTGAAACTCAGTTCTGAGGAAGATGTATATAAAATCCATGAAAAGATTAAGGGCAAAATTGATTTTCTTGTCGGTGGTATAGATGTCTTCATAAAGATTATTGAACAAGTTGATAACAAGGTCAGGAAAGAAATGTCGGATACCCTTGAAAAACAGTCACCAAGACTTGCAAGAAAAGTTCGTGAAAGTATTTTCATGTTTGAAGATTTGGCAAAACTGCCCGACCAGACAGTTCAGTTTATTTTAAGGGAAATAAAAACTGATCAGATAGCAATTGCCTTAAAAGGTACCGGTGTTGAAGCGGTTATGCAAAAAGTTCTGGCAAATATGTCCGAAGGTGGTAGAGTTTTACTGAAAGAAGAAATGGATTTTGGTAAACCATACAGCCAGCAGCAAATCGGTGAGGTCCAGCGTGAAATAGAAAAAACAGTTAAAAAAATGGAAAAAGATAAGAAAATTGTTTTAAGACAAGATGATGAATCAGAGAAACAAGGAGTTGAGGTTGAAGGTCGTCTTCAGAAACTGAATATTGGTGAAGAATATAGAACAGTACAGCCACAGCAATCACAACAATCACAGCAGTCCCAACAATCTCAAAAAACTACCGAGTCGCCTCAAAGAGCAATTGAATACTACAATGCCGGTATTACTTCATATTCTTCCGGTAAAATCGACGATGCAATACATTATTTCCAGCGTTCGGTTGAATATAATCAGAATTTTTGGCAGGCTTGGCAATATCTCGGGAGCTGTCTCTACTCAAAGGGAAGAATTGACGACGCTATAAAAGCATACGAGAAATCATTATCAGCAAACCCGTCAAACACGCAACTCCGTGACTGGCTCCAGGGAGAAAAACAGAAAAGAGCAGCAGCAAAATAG
- a CDS encoding gliding motility-associated C-terminal domain-containing protein: MIELNFLKNYKFKWLRLSLLLTCLLTCLSSVLRSIDLALPAGISDLIALGGDNEGEVRLIWTAPGDDELAGKITGYLIKYDEVPIRTDPWFLEEGHKEYIYNWEGVDIVGPGEKQTITLTALTSYVGKRLYFAVKGYDENSNFGVWNSTLDVAGINSNSSCYVRLIPPAPVGNLSATASYKKISLAWTAPGDDGNINDISGGIFEIRCSKTAPITTETDWDNVSAGYPYRIMIPTSTSPGVMQQYLITGLENDVSYYFAIKTRDENILGWSELDTTSPEPSGTPFNALPAAFNLISPADKAFVPNTKPFFDWEDTIDPDGQGINSYGLQISEFSDFHFMVQAPSNLVYSSYTFIEALADDTTYYWRAKAIDSDGGITYTAARMFYINTSNLPPTSFDLLSPNSEIVLKKPSFLWQASSDPDPPGRIKYKIYYSSYSDFSTYLTVSGLTDTSYTLTSNLTESTTYYWKVEASDEYLVPASVFSNQTFSFYVKPVLPSSPANIKITNNIITWSPVLLDEDGTVSTDFSKYKIYRSTDIKNAGTAGTFAGYTTQTSTPAVTGYWTIIRAIDVFGNESANSIAVNPDESKQIFISNGRDLIIEIPQTVQSSLENTIISISKSGKIYDIKPLKSADLTEVTSFIFSAPVKITFETDDDCVYWYNGIEYVALGGQRGNSITVKTTKLGKFYTSSIQSSTLKLAYSFPTKIFTPNNDGINDEINLTFTGMSEEDVIAEVYDFTGRKISEMTRKDFSWFVWDGKDFNGKVVLPGIYIYQVRNGKNICNGTVVVAR, translated from the coding sequence ATGATAGAACTAAATTTTTTAAAAAATTATAAATTTAAGTGGTTAAGACTAAGTTTGCTATTAACTTGTCTGCTTACCTGCTTATCTTCTGTTCTTCGTTCTATTGATTTAGCTCTACCCGCCGGCATATCAGATCTTATTGCTTTAGGTGGCGATAATGAAGGGGAAGTCAGACTTATATGGACAGCTCCGGGTGATGATGAACTTGCCGGGAAAATTACCGGATATCTTATTAAATATGATGAGGTTCCGATAAGAACAGATCCCTGGTTTCTTGAAGAAGGACATAAAGAATATATTTATAATTGGGAAGGTGTAGATATTGTAGGTCCTGGTGAGAAACAGACAATAACATTAACAGCACTTACTTCATATGTTGGCAAAAGACTTTATTTTGCGGTTAAAGGTTATGATGAAAATTCTAATTTCGGTGTTTGGAATTCAACACTGGATGTAGCGGGTATTAACTCCAATAGTTCCTGTTATGTAAGACTTATACCACCTGCTCCGGTAGGTAATCTATCAGCTACAGCAAGTTATAAGAAGATATCTCTTGCATGGACAGCACCTGGTGATGATGGAAATATAAATGATATATCAGGCGGTATTTTTGAAATAAGATGTTCAAAAACAGCACCAATTACAACTGAAACCGATTGGGATAATGTTTCGGCAGGATATCCGTATAGAATTATGATTCCAACTTCTACATCACCCGGTGTCATGCAGCAATACCTGATAACCGGACTGGAAAACGATGTCAGTTATTATTTTGCAATAAAAACAAGAGATGAAAATATCTTGGGATGGTCAGAATTAGACACGACATCGCCTGAACCATCAGGAACACCTTTTAATGCCTTGCCAGCTGCTTTTAATCTTATATCTCCTGCAGATAAAGCATTTGTACCAAATACAAAACCGTTTTTTGACTGGGAGGACACAATTGACCCTGATGGACAGGGAATTAACTCGTATGGGCTTCAAATTTCAGAGTTCAGTGATTTTCATTTTATGGTTCAGGCGCCATCCAATCTTGTTTACTCGTCATACACATTCATTGAAGCGCTTGCTGATGATACAACATATTACTGGCGTGCAAAAGCGATAGATTCCGATGGTGGAATAACGTATACCGCAGCAAGAATGTTTTACATAAATACATCTAATCTACCTCCGACAAGTTTTGATTTACTATCACCGAACAGCGAAATTGTATTAAAAAAACCCTCTTTTTTATGGCAAGCATCAAGTGATCCTGATCCCCCCGGAAGAATAAAATATAAAATTTACTATTCGTCTTATTCTGATTTCTCCACATATTTAACTGTTTCCGGGTTGACAGATACCAGTTATACGCTTACTTCAAATCTTACTGAAAGCACGACATATTATTGGAAAGTTGAAGCATCAGACGAATATCTTGTGCCGGCAAGTGTTTTTTCAAACCAGACATTTTCTTTTTATGTAAAACCTGTTTTGCCGTCATCCCCCGCAAATATAAAAATTACGAATAATATAATTACATGGAGCCCTGTTTTGCTGGATGAAGACGGTACCGTAAGTACTGATTTTTCAAAATATAAAATATATCGTTCTACTGATATAAAAAACGCAGGAACAGCAGGGACATTTGCCGGTTATACAACACAGACATCAACACCGGCAGTTACCGGTTACTGGACAATTATCCGCGCTATTGATGTTTTTGGCAATGAAAGCGCGAATTCTATTGCCGTGAACCCCGATGAATCAAAACAGATTTTTATTTCAAACGGCAGGGATTTAATTATAGAAATTCCGCAAACTGTACAAAGTTCGCTTGAAAATACAATTATATCAATTTCAAAATCAGGCAAAATCTATGACATAAAACCGTTGAAATCTGCGGATTTGACCGAAGTTACCAGTTTTATATTTTCTGCACCTGTAAAAATTACATTTGAAACAGATGACGACTGTGTTTACTGGTACAACGGGATTGAATATGTTGCTCTTGGCGGTCAAAGGGGCAACAGTATAACGGTTAAAACTACAAAACTCGGAAAATTTTATACCAGCAGTATCCAATCCTCTACTTTAAAGTTAGCATATTCATTCCCAACGAAAATATTTACTCCGAATAATGACGGCATAAATGATGAAATAAATCTTACATTTACAGGAATGTCAGAAGAAGACGTTATTGCTGAGGTTTATGATTTTACGGGCAGGAAGATTTCAGAGATGACACGAAAAGATTTTTCATGGTTTGTGTGGGATGGTAAGGATTTTAATGGTAAAGTTGTACTGCCCGGTATCTATATCTATCAGGTAAGAAATGGCAAAAACATCTGTAACGGCACAGTAGTAGTCGCAAGATAA
- a CDS encoding LysM peptidoglycan-binding domain-containing protein, with protein sequence MNKNYFYKLLFIFIFFTGSFVYPAFENISSGARPYGMGNAFTGLADDIQAVFYNPAGLTQIRYKELITSFGRPFLGLDDKSNISDGFIGYLYPIRGRESIAVSVTDLRLSSIYSENVATLSYAKDIKKNVSFGFNLKALRIKYGSDSYTEIDPVFNRDSRTSFSGDVGLFMKFTKKFSAGFSAFNLNEPNIGIAEVLPLPLKMRLGISYRPAFATICFDVEKQKDNYTYFLGSEKLIFTNDFFIREGASYSKNLINISLGFSYLPDPLKIDYAFQMPIVGIKSILGSHRISITFEFGKEIHDPYTSDLETEIDKLTKENEKLQKNLNTTTEQLSNTSSDMEKTKAQLEEIQKQKEQLEVEKRRSEYRPPVKKVTYHTVEKGDTLSSISQKYYGTSDKWQDIYNANKNKIERGTPIVGSQLIIP encoded by the coding sequence ATGAATAAAAATTATTTTTACAAATTATTATTTATCTTTATCTTTTTTACCGGCTCGTTTGTATACCCGGCATTTGAAAATATATCTTCGGGTGCCCGTCCTTATGGTATGGGTAATGCATTTACCGGACTTGCTGATGATATCCAGGCAGTTTTTTATAATCCGGCCGGGCTTACACAGATAAGATATAAAGAACTTATTACCTCATTTGGCAGACCTTTTTTAGGATTGGATGACAAAAGCAACATCTCGGACGGTTTTATCGGTTATTTGTATCCTATAAGAGGGCGCGAATCAATAGCAGTTTCAGTTACTGATTTAAGGCTTTCATCAATTTACAGCGAAAACGTTGCTACATTAAGTTACGCTAAAGATATTAAAAAAAATGTTTCTTTCGGATTTAATTTAAAAGCATTAAGAATAAAATATGGTAGTGATTCTTACACTGAAATTGACCCTGTTTTTAATAGAGATTCACGGACATCTTTTTCGGGTGATGTGGGTTTGTTTATGAAATTTACAAAAAAGTTTTCAGCCGGATTTTCTGCATTTAATCTTAATGAACCGAATATTGGTATTGCTGAAGTTTTACCTCTGCCGTTAAAAATGCGGTTAGGCATAAGTTACCGGCCTGCTTTTGCAACAATATGTTTTGATGTAGAAAAACAAAAAGACAATTATACATATTTCCTTGGGAGCGAAAAATTAATTTTCACCAATGATTTTTTTATAAGAGAAGGAGCTAGTTACAGCAAGAATTTAATAAATATTTCTTTGGGTTTTTCATATTTACCCGACCCATTAAAAATCGATTATGCTTTTCAAATGCCCATTGTGGGGATAAAAAGTATTTTAGGCAGCCACCGCATTTCTATAACTTTTGAATTTGGTAAAGAGATCCACGATCCCTATACTAGTGATTTGGAAACTGAAATTGATAAATTAACCAAAGAAAATGAGAAATTACAGAAGAATTTAAATACAACAACAGAGCAGCTTTCAAATACATCGTCAGATATGGAAAAGACAAAGGCACAGTTAGAGGAGATTCAAAAACAAAAAGAGCAGCTTGAGGTTGAAAAACGCAGGTCCGAATACCGTCCTCCTGTAAAAAAAGTCACGTATCATACTGTTGAAAAAGGTGATACATTATCGTCTATTTCTCAGAAATATTACGGTACCTCTGACAAATGGCAGGATATTTATAATGCCAATAAAAATAAAATAGAAAGAGGAACACCCATAGTAGGAAGCCAATTGATAATACCATAA